A part of Streptomyces sp. NBC_00557 genomic DNA contains:
- a CDS encoding serine/threonine-protein kinase has protein sequence MIGVDVQGMLADRYELQQLLGRGAMGEVWRAFDHLLERPVAVKLLHAEEAEDAERFRREAHLAARLHHPNIVGMYDFGGDHDQPHLVMELVDGWNLAQERSLRGALPPAEAAAITTQAAAGLAAAHQHGVIHRDVKPANIMLTTDRTVKITDFGIARLAEEAASGLTATGKIIGTADYLAPERALGRPAQPASDVYSLGCVLYELLTGRPPFSAATSLAVVQQHVSATPAPPDRLRPGIPRPLSDYVLHMLAKDPAHRPTAEQAAAWLAAQNRTPRPAVHDGTTLIPTPATPPPPAPQAGESRAGAHSRPTGRLKLAPKAVLAGAGLALFAGATAVGASLNSGTTAPTSPASPSPIRTSSTPAGRTPATAPSPAPPSVRTSPGPAPGGDEGGAWSGKHDAGKGGKGRQRHSDD, from the coding sequence ATGATCGGGGTGGATGTGCAGGGCATGCTGGCGGACCGCTACGAGTTGCAGCAGCTGCTGGGACGCGGCGCGATGGGCGAGGTCTGGCGGGCCTTCGACCATCTCCTCGAGCGGCCCGTGGCCGTCAAACTGCTGCATGCCGAGGAAGCGGAAGACGCCGAGCGATTCCGCCGGGAGGCACACCTCGCGGCCCGGCTCCACCACCCCAACATCGTCGGCATGTACGACTTCGGCGGCGACCATGACCAGCCCCACCTGGTCATGGAACTCGTCGACGGCTGGAACCTGGCCCAGGAACGCTCCCTCCGCGGCGCCCTGCCACCGGCCGAGGCGGCAGCCATCACGACCCAGGCGGCCGCCGGCCTCGCCGCGGCACACCAGCACGGAGTGATCCACCGAGACGTCAAACCCGCCAACATCATGCTGACCACCGACCGCACCGTGAAGATCACCGACTTCGGCATAGCCCGCCTCGCCGAGGAGGCGGCCAGCGGCCTGACCGCCACAGGCAAGATCATCGGCACTGCCGACTACCTGGCTCCCGAGCGTGCGTTGGGCCGTCCGGCACAGCCCGCGTCCGACGTCTACTCCCTCGGCTGTGTCCTGTACGAACTGCTCACCGGGCGGCCTCCGTTCAGCGCCGCCACGTCCTTGGCCGTGGTCCAGCAGCACGTCAGCGCCACACCGGCACCCCCCGACCGCCTGCGTCCCGGCATACCGCGGCCGCTCTCCGACTACGTGCTGCACATGCTCGCCAAGGACCCGGCCCACCGACCCACCGCCGAGCAGGCAGCCGCCTGGCTCGCCGCGCAGAACAGGACACCACGACCTGCCGTGCACGACGGCACCACCCTCATACCCACCCCGGCCACTCCACCGCCTCCGGCCCCGCAGGCCGGTGAATCCCGCGCCGGCGCCCACTCCCGCCCCACCGGGCGCCTCAAACTGGCACCCAAAGCCGTTCTCGCCGGCGCCGGCCTCGCCCTGTTCGCCGGGGCCACGGCCGTCGGAGCCTCGCTGAATTCCGGCACCACGGCGCCTACGTCTCCGGCCTCTCCCTCACCCATTCGCACCTCATCGACACCCGCCGGTCGGACCCCGGCGACCGCGCCATCGCCTGCCCCTCCGTCCGTCAGAACGTCACCCGGGCCGGCACCCGGTGGCGACGAGGGCGGCGCGTGGTCAGGCAAGCACGACGCCGGGAAAGGAGGAAAAGGACGGCAACGGCACTCCGACGACTGA
- a CDS encoding cupin domain-containing protein: MPGPLGLPGGYPVCIGDARIALDLPPGLSRAEAVVWQARMADHDGVTVLPCGEVRFGTRAHRALAAHLPDVSRTQHAGRIGSLTRRLLLLRETLRAQRPGTVAAHPR, encoded by the coding sequence GTGCCCGGACCGCTCGGTCTCCCGGGTGGCTATCCCGTCTGCATCGGCGATGCTCGCATCGCCCTCGACCTGCCACCCGGCCTGTCCCGGGCGGAAGCGGTGGTGTGGCAGGCGAGAATGGCGGACCACGACGGCGTGACGGTCCTCCCGTGCGGTGAGGTGCGTTTCGGCACGAGGGCTCACCGGGCCCTCGCCGCCCACCTGCCGGACGTCTCGCGCACCCAGCACGCCGGGCGTATCGGGTCACTGACGCGCCGCCTGCTCCTCCTCCGCGAGACGTTGCGGGCGCAGCGTCCCGGCACAGTGGCGGCGCACCCTCGCTGA
- a CDS encoding EamA family transporter encodes MPAPGLVMGGVLGLQGGAALTTRLYPAVGPAGVVTLRLCLAALVLTAVWRPRIRADRATLGTTAAAGTLLALHHLAYYEAVDRLPLGAATTLEFLGPFAIALCGSRRAPDLLWACLAATGVVLLSHSGTALNPAGAVCAAVAGCCWGGYILVGKRLAERIPDGRGLALAVTWGALLSLPYGIAQAGSHLLAPGTLAVAAAVAVLSSVLPYTFHLEALRRVPPRVFGVLTSLEPAVGALLGLILLGQHLAAPQWAGVAAVALASAGSIRTGEAPATEPDRVPREDVTPAP; translated from the coding sequence GTGCCCGCCCCGGGCCTCGTGATGGGCGGTGTGCTCGGCCTCCAGGGCGGGGCAGCGCTCACCACCCGCCTCTACCCTGCCGTGGGCCCGGCCGGGGTGGTGACCCTGCGGCTGTGCCTCGCCGCGCTCGTGCTCACCGCCGTGTGGCGACCACGGATCCGAGCCGACCGGGCCACCCTCGGCACCACCGCCGCCGCGGGCACCCTCCTCGCACTGCACCACCTCGCCTACTACGAAGCGGTCGACCGGCTTCCCCTCGGCGCCGCCACCACCCTGGAGTTCCTCGGCCCGTTCGCCATCGCCCTGTGCGGCTCCCGGCGCGCCCCCGACCTGCTGTGGGCGTGCCTCGCGGCCACCGGTGTCGTCCTGCTCAGCCACTCCGGTACGGCCCTGAACCCGGCCGGGGCCGTCTGCGCCGCTGTCGCCGGGTGCTGCTGGGGCGGATACATCCTGGTCGGCAAACGACTGGCCGAGCGCATCCCCGACGGCCGGGGCCTCGCCCTGGCCGTCACCTGGGGAGCACTGCTGAGCCTGCCGTACGGCATCGCACAGGCCGGCTCCCACCTTCTCGCACCGGGCACGCTCGCCGTCGCCGCCGCCGTGGCCGTCCTCTCCAGCGTCCTGCCCTACACCTTTCACCTGGAAGCCCTGCGCCGGGTCCCACCCCGCGTCTTCGGCGTGCTCACCAGCCTGGAACCGGCGGTCGGCGCGCTGCTCGGACTGATCCTTCTGGGCCAGCACCTCGCCGCGCCCCAGTGGGCCGGCGTCGCGGCGGTGGCTCTGGCCTCAGCGGGCAGTATCCGCACGGGGGAAGCCCCGGCCACGGAGCCGGACCGAGTCCCTCGGGAAGACGTCACACCGGCCCCCTGA
- a CDS encoding PadR family transcriptional regulator encodes MTRPAFFVLTALADQPRHGYGILREVEELSDGEMQLRVGTLYGVLDRLTADGLIVLDREEVQQGRLRRYYRLTDEGVAALDAEAERMAAGAGAAKRRIAQGRRAAASADTVPEPPTAPGLAGGFA; translated from the coding sequence ATGACCCGACCGGCGTTCTTCGTCCTCACGGCGCTCGCCGACCAGCCGCGGCACGGCTACGGCATCCTGCGGGAGGTCGAGGAACTGTCCGACGGGGAGATGCAGTTGAGGGTCGGCACCCTGTACGGGGTACTGGACCGGCTCACCGCCGACGGACTGATCGTGCTGGACCGGGAGGAGGTGCAGCAGGGCCGTCTGCGGCGCTACTACCGGCTGACCGACGAGGGCGTGGCGGCCCTGGACGCGGAGGCGGAGCGCATGGCCGCCGGCGCCGGAGCCGCCAAGCGGCGCATCGCCCAGGGCCGCCGGGCCGCCGCCTCGGCCGACACCGTGCCCGAACCCCCCACGGCACCTGGACTCGCGGGAGGCTTCGCATGA